Within Ipomoea triloba cultivar NCNSP0323 chromosome 9, ASM357664v1, the genomic segment ttgagACTATTGATCATTTGCATGTATGTTGGCAGGAagcacattttttaaaaataacttttcttgatttgagatCAATGGCTCAGATATCACCTCATCTTTCACCTGAGAGTGTCTTCGCACGTGAACTGATATATATAGAGTAATGATCAAATAAGACCACCTATTCTTGTGAGACCCAAcattaatacacataatctaGTACATAAATGTTCATAAACTAGATTGTGTGCAATTTGTccaacatgaatgcacacaatctactatGGAGTAATTTCTGCGCATTCATGTTGGGTCTCACAATCTCATGATAACAAGTGGTCTCATTGGAACATTAGCcaatatatagagttaatacccaaaattgtcctcgactatagtggtttttcccaattttgtcctaaacgactttgaTCTCATAAAGTGGTCCCATACTTTAGTGTTATCACCCAAATTTGTCATCCATTAGTGAAGCTGTCAAACTAATGTTAAGTTCAGGGGCAAAATAGCCATTTCATCTTTAAGCTCCCATTATCTAAATGTCTCAATAAAATGACCCAACCTCGTCCGTTTCCCATATCCGGATAAAAGTTCCGTTAAACGGCTAAACCTAATTGCATATGAAGTTCATACACTTTACCCAAGGGGGAGGGGAGAGCTGGAATCGCAAGGAAACCTTAGGATGGAGAAGGAAAAATCCAATCGCAAAGACGGAAAATCAACAAAGGAAAGAGAGCACAAGCACCAAAGTTCCAAGGACAAGTCTAGAGATGCTGCCAGCTACGAAGATGATAATCGCCATCACCACCGCCACCGCTCAAAGCACTGTGGCGGAGACGAAGAAGACAACCGCCGCAGGTCGGACAATTGCCACCGTCGGCATTCCGAGGAGGATTCCTTCGATCGGGAGAGATGGATTGAGCGGCACAAGAGTGAGAGAGAGGGAAGCTTAGACAAGCGCGAGAAATCTCACGATCGGGACAAGCGCGAGAGATTGCACGAGCGCGAAATAATTAAGAGAGAAGAGTATGTGGAGAAGCGGCAGTTTAGTAAGAGGAAAGAGAGAGGAGACAGTGAGGATAGAAATGCTGGAGCTGAGAAGAGAGTTATGGTTTCCAAGGGAAAGAATGAGAATGGAAAGGAGAAGGAAGATAGAAGGGAGAGGAGGAGATTTGATGACAGTGAGGTGAAGGATAAAGAAGAGAGGAGAGAAAGTAAGAGATTTGAGGATAAAGTGAAACAGGAGGATATGGGGTTGATGAAGAAAGGATGAAAACTTAAAAATGAAATGGCTATTTGCCCCTGAACTTAACACCAGTTTGACAGCTTCACTAACGGAGGACAAATTTGGGTGATAACACTAAAGTCTGTGACTACTTTATGAGACCAAGTCATTcaggacaaaattgagaaaaatcactatagtcgaagacaattttaggtattaactcccaatatatatatatatatatcgcaaTCATAAATTACAATGtcaaaccaaacaataaatacaaataaatatgcCACTATATGTCAATTAGACAATTATGATGAACAATTTATTGTGATAGTACACATGAGGTTTGAAAGTTGATAATGAAATTGGATAGACTTAATTTAcctatttataaattttgggGTGGATATCAATTACTCCAAAGAAGCTGGGATaactgattaaaaaaaaacatcaaaatttacacaaaccaacaaaagtcaatcattattgcatggactatggtccacacagctgtgtggaccaaaaataaaaaatatattatttttgtattgtaagtacattatttttatattgaaggtacattatttgatatatattatcaaataatgtacctacagtacaaaaataatgtatcttcaatacaaaaataatatactttttatttttggcccagctgtgtggaccatggtgcatgcaataatttgccaacaaaAGCCACTGCCAGGCTGCCAGCAACCAGAAAATCCAGCGACATAGCGAGTGCTGGCCCATTCCTAAATCCTTAACCAGATTGATTGTCGGAACAAGAATATCTATCTAATGAGAAAATCTAGATTCACCCACAGCCAAAAATGGTCGATACCCATCCTTTTACTCTCCATTTTCCTTCTCCTACTCGTCTCCACGCTAATTTTCACTCACCCAAATGCCCAAAACTCAACAACTCCAAATCACGATGGCGTCGCCGAATCGGAGCTGCCAGAGCTGCCGCGATTGGCCTACCTGATTTCCGGCTCCAGAGCCGACGGCGCGAGGCTGAAGCGGCTTCTTCAGGCGTTGTACCATCCTCGGAATTACTATGTTTTGAATCTGGATTTGGAGGCGGCGGATGGGGAGCGGGTCGAGCTGGGAAAGTGGGTTAGATTGGATCCTGTGATGAGAGAGTTTCGGAACGTTATGGTGATTGGGAAGGCGGATTTAATCACCCACAGAGGACCCACGGCGTTGGCTTCCATGCTCCACGCAGCGGCGATTCTCTTGAAGAAGGCTAAGCGATGGGATTGGTTGATCAATCTTAGTGCGTCTGATTATCCCCTCATGCCCCAAGATGGTCAGTGTGTTTTGCCCTTTTCTCTTAAGCtgtgaaatttgaaatgatTTTCTTAATTGTAAGGTGTTTGATCTGTTGTGTATGTCTGCATAGATTGCATACTGTTATAagcaaatattatattgatggGTTCATTGTAATTTTGATGAACTTTTGAGGGACTATGGAAAATCGCAGCAATTATCCAGGGCCGGGCATTAGGTAAACATCGCCTCCTAATTGTAGTCGGTAAAGGacaaccagcctaggttgcctaGTAAAGAATCACAATACTAGGTTGCCACAGCTAACTGACTCAAACCAAAATAGCTgttgggagttgaacttgtaaccttaatTACCAAGTCAACGACTAACTTGGTTGAGGTTGTCTACTCGTCTCCAATTTTGATGAACTTTTGAGTAGGGAAACCGTAGTCACTACCCAAGGTCTGCACCGGGAAAATCGCAGCCATTATCCAGGGACGTGCATCAGGTAAACTTCGCCTTGTAAGCTTAGCCggtaaaggaccacaaagaagtaaaccagcttaggttgtCCACAGCTGATAAAGaatcacaatgaggtaaactatCATAGATTGCCCACAACTGACTGACTCAAACAAAGATGATTGGTAGGCCGCTTCTgttgggagttgaacttgtaaccttagttaccaagtcaacagccTGACTAACTTGGTTGGGGTTGTCTCCAATTTTGATGAACTTTTGAGTGATGAGGGAAACCGTAGTCACTACCCAATGTGTGCACTGGGTAACCTTGTCTTGTGATCTTAGTCGGCAAAGAACCACCATGAGGTAAACCAACTTAGATTGCCCATAGCTAATTGGTTCAAATCAAGATGGTCAAATAGGCCGCTCTTGTTGGAAGTTAAGCttataaccttgtggttacaaagTTAACAATATGGTGAAAACTTGAAATGAGGCTCAACATACTTTTAGAATTAGCTACATGATATCAGATTATCAGGGGCTAGTTGGTGAATGCATTTGTATGATTTGGACTTTTAGTTGGATTATGAATTGATCAATGCTTTTAGCAGATTTAAAACATTGATTGTAGATCTCCTAAACGTATggaatttaaatgattttgagttttatataatatgattttgGAGGTAACTTTGGTGGTGCATTGGATACATTAAAATCTGATGACTTGATTATTTGGAAGAAAATGTCGTCCTAAATGGATTTGATAGTATGAAAACTAAATTCATAGTATgaaacatggttgaaaaaatcgctaggcgctccctaggcgctcggggagcgcctaacgcctaggacgcctagccagggattaatcggcgcctaggcgcccgtgtattttttattttttaaaaatttgtttaagtattttttattttttaaagactaataattataaattatataatactttaattgttaatactaaaatatattaaatattaacctaaaaaatatctaaagtttgtacaatttaaaattatttcgctcaaaacgatgttgttttgagtgaaataacccattaaaaaaaaaagaacaatagttaatcgaccgactagaaggcctagtcggtgcctagtcggtctagtcgacgcctaggcggtggTTTGGCGGCCTAGACagagcttaggcggcctaggcggtcgcctagctggccagccgcctagaccaccatttaatgtgatacgctaggcggtcgaccagcgcctagcgcctaggcggggattaatcggcgcctaggcgggatttttgcagcACTGGTATGAAAACTACTTTGTTCATATATTCAGTTTCTATGTAGTGCTTATAAGCATGTATGTTCTGCTTAGTTGGTGAAACAATGAATTTGTGAGACTCTCTCATCATCACTTTTGATTAGTTGTTTGAACAAGCCCTGTTTTGTGTGGGGTTAAATTGGTGGTCAATTACATGATAGTGCTTGACGGGATATTAGCATGGCGATAATTCATCATTAGTCTATGTTCCTAATTTGTATTACAACTGCTGTATCTATATACCTATTGCCAAATGCCAAGATTTCCATTTTGGTTTCGGTGAGTTAGTATTGATCACGGAGTCATTCTACTACTTGTACTGCTCATCATAATTCATGTGGAAGGCAATAATCACGCCCATAGTTAAGATATTGgaatttcttagttttttaggtcattaatgtattattaatgAAGAAATCTTGCCCTATTTGTTCCAGATATACTGCACATTTTCTCGTACTTGCCTAGGGATCTGAACTTTCTCGAGCACACAAGTAACATTGGTTCGAAGGAGTGAGCACATTACTAATTTACTGAATTTTGTGATcgttgcatattttcagcactTAAAATGGATTTTTGTTCTCACTGTGGACATTAATAACTCTGAAATACCTTGTACAAGTTTTGCAGGTATCATCGGGCAAGGCCTATAATCATAGATCCTGGCTTATATCATTCTAAGAAATCTGGCGTATTTTGGGCCAAGGAGACGAGGTCATTGCCTGCTTCTTTTATGCTCTTCATGGGTACTTACTATTTTCTTCGACTCCTCCTTGATCAGTTCTTCTAAATTGTGGGCGAGATGTAGCTTTTAATTACCGTTTCCACATACTATTGATTAGATCGTTATTAGTCGTCTTGCAAGAACTGCTTACATTGGTGATGAAATATTCGGTCCATTGCTAggggattttttattttctatgcTATAACAAAATACTTAAACTTCCAACGCTGCGGTttgtaaatttacagggtctgaATGGGTCGTTCTCACGAGGCCATTCTTCGAGTTCTGCATCTGGGGTTGGGACAGTCTCCCCCGCACTCTTTTGATGTATTACACGAATGTCCTGTCCTCCCCCGAGGGCTACTTTCACACCGTTGTCTGCAACCACAAAGACTACCAGAACACGACTGTGAACCACGACCTGCACTACATTAAATGGGATAATCCCCCGAAGCAGGACCCGATGAATTTGACAACGAAGGACTTCAACGACATGCTTCTGAGCGGTGTACCATTCGCTCGTACCTTCGCAATGGATGATCCGGTTCTCGACAGGATTGACAGAGAGCTCCTCGGAAGATCTGATGGCCAGTTTACCCCTGGAGCTTGGTGTGTAGGGAGACGTGATATAGGTAAAGATCCTTGTATAGTTTATGGTAGTTGTGATACAGTTAAGCCTTCTGCAAGCTCAACTAGGTTGGAGAAACTTGTACTGAAGCTCCTGGACTCTGAAAATTTTAGACCAAGACAGTGTAAATAACTTTCTAGTGCTTATCGTCATAGTTGTGGCTCTCCCAAGTGAAATGTCACAGGTTTGAACCtctgcttcagtaggttgagaaagtatgtatggatAGATACTAAATTGTAACAGAATAAGTAGtactgaaaaaaaaagaactctAGTGCTCCTTTTACACAAAAAGTCTTggttttgttttattctttatCATCTTGGAATGTTTCTAaactgcttcttcttcttctattaTGGAGAGTGAGTACAACTGGTATTTTTCATTCATCTATAATCACTGCCCTTAAACCTATGTAGTGCTTATTAACTTGTAGagcacttatatatataaaatatcaacCATTTGAATTGCATAAATAAGGTTTGAGGTTTAAGTACCATCACAAttagagttggcataattgttgaacagaTATTATGAATAGGTTAGAGTGTACtataaaaagtacattaatacaatgtaatagagttagttgtattaaaaaaaaaatacattaatacTTCTTTACCAAAAGGAAAATTACTTTCCTAGGATTTTATTGTGTATGCTCTACTGAGGATCTAGGGTAGTGATGGTGCATTCATTTCTTGAACTCATCCCCTGTGAGTGATTTGAagagcaatcattattgcatggaccatggtccacacagttgtatggaccataaataaaaagtacatttttaatatactaaaaatatattatttttgtatataaaatacattattttagggtacattatttaagtactgaaggtacattattttatatatactatcaagtaatgtaccttcagtacaaaaataatgtactattagtataataaaaatatactttttttttgtccacacagctgtgtagaccatgatccatgcaataatttgcctttgaAGAGTCTCTAggttcttttgctttgagtaaaCTGCTGTCATTGGACAATATTGTCATCACAAAACACATGGTTGGTCTGACAAGAACTGAAAAAATAATGTAGGAAAACGGAAATGATTCAATTTTTGTTTGCGGTAACAAACAGTCTAAGATGAGTTTTACTTTCTTCCCCTTCGAGCTGACTTGAGATTCCTATGTAACATGAAATTTTTAATCATACCCAATGTCTTTAGAAGAATCAAATATGctgtaaataaaaattgtatgtattcttacaATCTTACCTAATACCTCAAAAGAAATCAAGTCTAATGTAAATGTTTTGCTCGTTCCGAGATAGCAATCCAATATCAATAAAATCATTAAGCCAAATCAAACAACCATTCCCTGTATTACTTATATCGAACATAAAACTCCCTGGTATTCATGTACACTTGGAAGATGCTATTAGGTTCAACTTTAGTTCTTGTCTGATCTCATGATAAACAAATAGCCAAATTCCTATATGGTATTGATAAATGTACTGTATAATGAGAAcatcttgaaaataatttttatttgttgtattagtgaaaatatatcatttttttactATGCAAATGTGTAATAtgtaagtgaaaaataaaaatgtcaccgtTCTCAGTATCTCATATATCAATCAGGTCATGTAGCATTTTTCTTTATCATTAGTGAATAATGCCTCAATTTGCCAAAGATGTTGAAAATTTGAGAGATTTGCAAATATTGACCAAATCTTAAGATTCCATGAATTGTATTTCTACTTTATGCAATGCATAAAGAAACATCTATGATTTTCAAAGAATTCAACTTCAATTATTGTCTCTTGATATGCAAATTGCCAAATTCCTATCTTGTACAGATAAATGGACTGTATGATGAGAACatcttgaaaatgatttttatttgttttattagtagacatgtattttttttaccatGTAATACGTAGGTGcggaaaataaaaatgtcattgttCTCACAGATCAATTAGGCCATGTTGCATTTTTCTTTACCATTTGGGAATGGCTCCACGATTTATAGGTGCCAAATTAAAGAAGTTTGAATTTTGAGAGATTTGCAAATGTTGACCAAATGTTGAGATTCCATCAAAATAGTATTTCTCCTTTATGCAATGCATAAAGAAAGTTCCATGATTTTGAAATCTTAATTCCAAATTAAATGGATGTATGCAGAATATTTTACCATAAAAGTGTTGCCAAATTCTTGAGATATTTCTATACAAAATTCTGTTTTCAGCCGCTTGTTAACCACTCTAACTTTGGAATTGAATATGgtattttgacaaaaatttcaCTTAAAAGATTCGTTAAgaaacccaatatatatatatatatatatatatgagtcatttccatttttggtcctactattattggggcattgccaattttagtccacttcattaatttttgccacattgcggccagtcttatttagtcattgccacttttagtccaccgttaaaattttcgtcaaataaccctCCAAAACAGgagtattttgatcttttcatgctttgatcatctcctttaccctttgtagtggttttctttacagattttcatctaatgaagatgtccggcgaaagccatggctttgtaatgtggctcacatggctttcgccagacctcttcaatggatgaaaatgtgtaaggaaaaccactacaaagggtaggAGAttaccaaagcatgaaaagacaaacaatacccctattttggatagcaatttgacaaaaaatttaacggtggactaaaagtggcaaggactaaataagtctggtcacaatgtggcaaaaattaatgaaatggaCTACAATTGGCAATgctccaataacagtaggatcaaaaatggaaatgactatatatatatatatatatatatatatattaaatgagctttaaaaaaatgcattttttagaaaatatttttattttttggtgtttggttgaaaagttaaaaaataatctttaattttttgtttgattaaaggtccgaaaattgtatttttttatttggttatttttaaaataatgaacatAAATTTATTACTAAGTTacattatttcttataaaatattaattattttaataattataattattattatttatattacaataaaattataaattaaaatttataataattataaagattaataattattataataaaaaatgtaaataaataatatttcacttataacttattataataaaaataaatacataaattattcaatataataattctaaattaaataaattttattgtttggctCGTCTCAGACTgacttatatttaatttggtattgATAAAGGTAATAACTCTGAATTaatgaaattcaatatttttttcaaaaaatttttgGCGCTGCGAATCGGGCCAAGATTTTTTAACTCATTAAACTAGGTCTTGCTCTTCCCCtgaaaggttgaatccccaaccccaaggaCCACCAACATCCCGGCCCAACAGAACATTTGCGAtgatgtaaatcacggtaaGTCAGTGACTTAACAGATATGATCAAATGCCAGTGCGCACAAGAGATCTGCCCAATCTAGGTCTTACTCTTGTTCCATTTGTAGTATTAACTcattagtaattattattattgttgtggttgttgttgttgttattattattattattatcattattatttgttggggtattttggagaattttttatttttttcaaattgtcaattttttttttgttttttttttataacccaAGTTTTTCAAAATGTATAGTTTTGCGCACAGTGAgccaattcaaactcaaattcTCAATGTTCATGGGAAGAATCAAACTATGTTTTGCCATTGGAAGCAAGTCTTTTGTGAGGTTTTTCATCTACTAGAGCAATGCACTAGCTAGAGgcactattcttttttatacaCCATCTAATATATTCACCATTGCAACACTAATTTGAATTTGACGTACATTGTTTCTATAGAGATTAACTCTTATATAGTGCTTTAGTGTAGAACTctttaacataaaataaaacatatataagaGTCGATCATTTGTTTGTTTACGATGGAATCAACTATTAATTCTAATGATGGTGAAGTGATGGCCTTTTAGCGCTGGGCTTGCTAGCGGAGTTGGGTTTCCAATTGGGTTTGGGATTCGAAGGAAAATGTTCAGTCGCTACAAACCTAACATGGAGAgcttgtttttatattttgagaTATTCTTCATTATTGTAAGCTTGGAATATTGatctctttaatttcttcaataTTGTTTCATAAAACTTGAGTTACGTTGTtaaaaggcaaattatacctTGGACCAGAGTCTACCTTGCATTATAGATCTTGGCCCCATAATAACCTTCAGTATATGTAATTGACACGTTCTGTACCTGTAATTAACATTTCCTGTActtataattatcatattatgtgtcagcaattatcaagttatttgtttacatgtacagaaattgttaaccatatgtataaaatgtgttaattgaAGGTAAACAATTTTTGTAtcgggttcacaatgcaatatgaaccttggtccatggtataacaattggttattaaatgtttaggtttaatttaagattttcaagattttttagATTAGTTAGAATCAAGATTTAGCAATTTAATTTCACAACACTGATTACAGTGGAAAATATTATCAACACATTTTCgaaatttgttatttgttttagAGAAAGTTGAGTGCTTGAAAGTAAGTGCATAATGTAAATAGAAATTGAggttttatttttccttttttttagtGGGTGGTCTGAGgatggtataatttttttactccatttttctcttttatccACTATAAGTTAATTCACTATGTAATGTTGTCTCTAAAAATTACAAGCGAATCTAAAACTTAAACTTTGATCATAAAGCCAATTCCTAAGTCCATTAGGTTCTCATCACAAGTGTTATAACTTGCTACTCTTACTCTTCCTTTTTCTATAGTTTGTACGTAGAGTACTTCTTCTGATCTCATATTACAACCAaagttgaatatattttcctcCAACAATATTGACTCCATGCCATGATTTCTTGACTTGTCTTTGTTGCCTTGTTTTTTGGTGTGAAAATTGGCTTGATTGATCATATCGAAAATTAGCTCTTTGATTTCTAGGTTATGTTTCACTTGTTCAGCACTTTGATCTCTCCTTCTTCATTCAATCTTTACCCTTTGTATGCCGGAATTTTAAGTTTGatcttcaaaagaaaaaaaaaaatttcaaagtttttaatttatctttttatccAAGGGCGGGATATTGCTTCTTAAAGATTTTAATGTCAACTTATTTTGGCAATGATAGGTTCGCACCAAGTTGCTCGATCTTCTTACAACTTGTCCCTCCCCTATATGGTCTTTTGCTATTCTATATGTAACTAAtcatatttagaaaaaaaaaattgtcatgtGCCAATTCAACGTCCAGAAATAGCAGTAAGATACATTTTTTGAACATACCTTAGTCCTCCCTAGTCCTAGGAATCAACTTGGATTGGACTTATCTTTTATATccatatttattcaatttactGCTTGATGTCTTGTTCTTGATATTGAGACTATTATACTACTTTCATCAACTTCTAGCACTATAGCTTACCACATCAACTTACTGTCAAGTGCATCTCTATTAGTTGTCTTTGCTGTTATCTTAATTATACTGTACTACCTTCATCTTATTGTGGCCCTGACCTTACTGCTTAGATACTCACTGCTATATCCACTTCTTTGCTATGCTTGCTTGGTTCAAGCTAattaagtatcattttaatgcTTTGCAGATCAGACTTATGAAAATTACGCTCTATGAAATTGGGAACATGTAAGCAATCATTTGGAATTCAAATAAGATTCAATATTGTTCACATAACAAACATCTCGATCCTTGGTAGaccatatatatgcatgcaataaacttttaagaaagtaatttttcttttagtaGATGAAGTCGTGCACTAAATGTgataaaaaatgatacataaaaatcgaatacaaaaataaattaataatcgtgagagactaaaattgaaaataattcaaCTTGTGTCAATAAGACACGTGCATCTCAAAATTcgaattcatgcaaattaaagttTACGAAAGAGGATCTTAAGTCCCTTCTTTTAGTGGGAGCATCCATGGATGAACATTTGAATGAATATAATGAAACAAGTTTATCAACACGTACCAATTAGTGACATTAAACGCCTTAGCTTTTCGTAGTTGTTTCTAAGATGTGAACTAAAAGCAATAGGACATGCATGAACATGTCAAATTCTAAGTATGTAGTGCAGAATCCCTCAAATATTATCTTATTTCCCTTCTTAGCTTCTAATGGGAGCAATAATGGATGAACAGTTGAAAGAGTGAGACAAGTTATCACGGTGTTAGTTTTGCATTGATATAATATTTGAGATCAGATCCCTTCAAACCCAATATACTGATGAAACAttttaagttgttattttgtgACACAAGTATCAGTGGTagtattcattttcaatttagGTCATGTTAAAATATTCAGATCCTTCTATGTGATTAAGACGAAGGAATCGATATATTGCACACTCAAAACACAGATAATGGGTGATTTTCAAAATATTCtctttgagttggaaaaatggttaTGAGAATGCTTGGAAAAAGCCTGTCCCACATTAAAAATAGGAAGTGGGTTTCCACTAGTATAAATGTAAATCACTTCTAAGGGAGTCTGAATTGTGTAGTGCAAAGGCGCTCTCGCTCTCTCATGTGCTCTCACTCAATTTAGAATGGAGATCAAATTTCGTAATAGgccaaattaaaaaaagactTTTTTTTGGCAATTCCAAAACACTTTAGAAGGTCCGTGGTTTCTGtatgtgcttaaagtgcgtcagtAATAAgacacattttttttgtttgcagtCCCAAAGCACAACCACT encodes:
- the LOC116029885 gene encoding protein PXR1-like, coding for MEKEKSNRKDGKSTKEREHKHQSSKDKSRDAASYEDDNRHHHRHRSKHCGGDEEDNRRRSDNCHRRHSEEDSFDRERWIERHKSEREGSLDKREKSHDRDKRERLHEREIIKREEYVEKRQFSKRKERGDSEDRNAGAEKRVMVSKGKNENGKEKEDRRERRRFDDSEVKDKEERRESKRFEDKVKQEDMGLMKKG
- the LOC116030896 gene encoding beta-glucuronosyltransferase GlcAT14C-like encodes the protein MRKSRFTHSQKWSIPILLLSIFLLLLVSTLIFTHPNAQNSTTPNHDGVAESELPELPRLAYLISGSRADGARLKRLLQALYHPRNYYVLNLDLEAADGERVELGKWVRLDPVMREFRNVMVIGKADLITHRGPTALASMLHAAAILLKKAKRWDWLINLSASDYPLMPQDDILHIFSYLPRDLNFLEHTSNIGSKEYHRARPIIIDPGLYHSKKSGVFWAKETRSLPASFMLFMGSEWVVLTRPFFEFCIWGWDSLPRTLLMYYTNVLSSPEGYFHTVVCNHKDYQNTTVNHDLHYIKWDNPPKQDPMNLTTKDFNDMLLSGVPFARTFAMDDPVLDRIDRELLGRSDGQFTPGAWCVGRRDIGKDPCIVYGSCDTVKPSASSTRLEKLVLKLLDSENFRPRQCK